The sequence CAGTAAATAAAATAGCACATAAGTACATCAAATTTCCAAAGCGTGATGAGTTCCCGtcgattaaattgaaatttatggaGAAGTTTCAATTCCCTGGAGTAATTGGACTAATAGACGGCACGCACATTAAAATTTCTGCTCCAAAAAATGAAATAGAACACGTGTACTATTGCCGAAAGGGTGGACattcaaaaaatgtaatgatTATTTGCGATGCCGATTATCGCATTCTTGCCGCAAATGCTCAATTTGGTGGAACTGCACATGACGCGTTTGTATGGCGTCGGTCTCGTGCTAGCAACTTCCTAGAAGAACTTTACGAAACAGTTGCAAGAAGACAACGTTTGCAAATTGtgcaaaatgtattttctactactactactactagcatcgaaaactaaaactaaattacactgtacaacaattttttaaatttatgtattgtatttcaatttttatttttatttatacaaaatcaatactaataaaaaaacataaaaaacattaaCTGAAACAACTAATTCATTTGTctataaactattaaaaacattaacactataatatatataaaaataataaacataaaaatacatataaacaacataaacaaaatttaactgaaACAACTAATCCATTTgtgtaaaaaactatttaaaaaatagcttatgtttgtattattttgagtttttttcaacTAATATGTTAATAAGCAGTTGTAGCGTTACTACGAGATTTTCTTTAACCTGCGTATTGGACTTAATTGCTTCCGTTTGAATTCTTGTTGCTTCCacttgttcttttaatattgcTATTTGCTCGCTTTTCAAattgtttgcaatttttaacTCATCTATCTTTTTTTcgtccattttaaaaaatttatctaaTGGAAGGGACTC comes from Calliphora vicina chromosome 2, idCalVici1.1, whole genome shotgun sequence and encodes:
- the LOC135950763 gene encoding putative nuclease HARBI1 encodes the protein MAGLLVLIELSQEIRDEQRNTLRVLRRTLRDGQNPFEVTTEEHFVDLYRIPKVLCLELINELIPFLPNSSRKHSISSQIMVLSALRFFASGSFQRSVGQDSLSALSQTSVSRCVCAVATAVNKIAHKYIKFPKRDEFPSIKLKFMEKFQFPGVIGLIDGTHIKISAPKNEIEHVYYCRKGGHSKNVMIICDADYRILAANAQFGGTAHDAFVWRRSRASNFLEELYETVARRQRLQIVQNVFSTTTTTSIEN